The following proteins are co-located in the Microbacterium sp. SORGH_AS_0888 genome:
- a CDS encoding LacI family DNA-binding transcriptional regulator: MVNIGDVARAAGVSRSTASYALSGKRTISADVRQRVADAVERLGYTPNAGARALATSRTNVLALLGQFYEDEFAPAMLQYILGVTNRARALGYDTLLVSEEDGVAALRRIADSRMADGFVLLNVAEHDERLGVLRAVPQPAALIGLPADPSDVDVFDLDFVAAGRLMVERLHALGHRELILVSQPEHVVERGGAYVWRLADAAAARADELGIVLHRAFGASRQPEIGRDLALLLDAHPGATGLLLNNEAAAAALPSVLQSRGLGSPADMSVIGRYSDDFARTFSLPYSAIDSAADELGRRAVEHLVSRITAAPRMRTPTSST, translated from the coding sequence ATGGTGAACATCGGCGACGTGGCCCGCGCGGCCGGCGTCTCGCGCAGCACCGCCTCCTACGCGCTCTCGGGCAAGCGCACGATCTCGGCGGACGTGCGCCAGCGGGTGGCCGACGCCGTCGAGCGTCTCGGCTACACCCCGAACGCGGGGGCGCGGGCGCTCGCGACCTCCCGCACGAACGTGCTGGCGCTGCTCGGCCAGTTCTACGAGGACGAGTTCGCGCCCGCCATGCTCCAGTACATCCTGGGCGTCACCAACCGTGCGCGGGCGCTCGGCTACGACACGCTGCTCGTCTCGGAGGAGGACGGCGTGGCGGCGCTGCGGCGCATCGCCGACTCGCGCATGGCGGACGGCTTCGTGCTCCTCAACGTCGCCGAGCACGACGAACGACTCGGCGTTCTCCGTGCGGTCCCGCAGCCCGCCGCGCTCATCGGCTTGCCCGCCGACCCCTCCGACGTCGACGTGTTCGACCTCGACTTCGTCGCCGCCGGGCGGCTCATGGTCGAGCGCCTGCACGCCCTCGGCCATCGTGAGCTCATCCTCGTCTCGCAGCCCGAGCACGTGGTCGAGCGCGGCGGCGCCTACGTCTGGCGCCTCGCGGACGCGGCCGCCGCGCGCGCGGACGAGCTCGGCATCGTGCTCCACCGCGCCTTCGGCGCCTCCCGCCAGCCCGAGATCGGGCGCGACCTCGCGCTCCTGCTCGACGCCCACCCCGGCGCCACGGGTCTCCTCCTCAACAACGAGGCGGCGGCCGCGGCGCTGCCGAGCGTCCTGCAGTCGCGGGGACTCGGCTCGCCCGCCGACATGTCGGTCATCGGCCGATACTCCGACGACTTCGCCCGCACGTTCTCGCTTCCCTACTCCGCCATCGACAGCGCCGCCGACGAGCTCGGACGCCGCGCGGTGGAGCACCTCGTCTCCCGCATCACCGCGGCACCACGGATGCGGACACCCACGTCGTCGACCTGA
- a CDS encoding carbohydrate ABC transporter permease encodes MTISTTRTGAPPTDTVAVTVPAHRRRHRSGGVNGSGWIALGFAAPLLAYLIAFYAYPLIRSIDLSIHDYTVRAFVQGDAAFVGLKNYVEVVTAPLFGQAMVNTAVFVLCSLVFQYAIGLALAVFFRGSFRLNGVLRALFLVPWLLPLIVSGSTWSWMLNSDNGVVNAFLQATGLGSVNWLTSPDTAMVAVVIANIWLGIPFNLVILYSGLQNIPGDLYEAASLDGAGAWRQFWSITFPLLRPVSAITLLLGLVYTLKVVDIIWIMSKGGPANATTTLAVWSYREAFGTGQPDLSPAAAVGNILIVIALVFGFLYLRVQRRQENS; translated from the coding sequence ATGACGATCTCCACGACACGCACCGGCGCCCCGCCGACCGACACGGTGGCGGTGACGGTCCCGGCGCACCGGCGCCGGCACCGCTCCGGGGGCGTGAACGGCTCGGGCTGGATCGCGCTCGGCTTCGCGGCGCCCCTGCTCGCCTACCTCATCGCGTTCTACGCCTACCCGCTGATCCGCAGCATCGACCTCAGCATCCACGACTACACGGTCCGTGCCTTCGTGCAGGGGGACGCCGCGTTCGTCGGGCTGAAGAACTACGTCGAGGTCGTGACCGCGCCGCTGTTCGGGCAGGCGATGGTGAACACCGCGGTGTTCGTCCTCTGCTCGCTCGTCTTCCAGTACGCGATCGGCCTCGCCCTCGCGGTCTTCTTCCGCGGCAGCTTCCGGCTGAACGGTGTGCTGCGCGCCCTCTTCCTCGTGCCCTGGCTGCTGCCGCTCATCGTCTCCGGATCCACCTGGTCCTGGATGCTCAACAGCGACAACGGCGTCGTCAACGCCTTCCTGCAGGCGACGGGGCTGGGGTCGGTGAACTGGCTGACCTCGCCCGACACCGCCATGGTCGCGGTCGTCATCGCGAACATCTGGCTCGGCATCCCCTTCAACCTCGTGATCCTGTACTCGGGGCTGCAGAACATCCCCGGCGACCTCTACGAGGCGGCGAGCCTGGACGGCGCCGGCGCCTGGCGCCAGTTCTGGAGCATCACGTTCCCGCTGCTGCGCCCGGTCTCCGCCATCACCCTCCTGCTCGGCCTCGTCTACACGCTCAAGGTCGTCGACATCATCTGGATCATGTCGAAGGGCGGCCCCGCCAACGCGACCACGACGCTCGCCGTCTGGTCCTACCGCGAGGCCTTCGGCACGGGCCAGCCCGACCTGTCGCCCGCTGCCGCGGTCGGCAACATCCTCATCGTCATCGCGCTGGTCTTCGGGTTCCTCTACCTGCGGGTCCAGCGCCGCCAGGAGAACTCATGA
- a CDS encoding helix-turn-helix transcriptional regulator — translation MIDSANVLAAAERIVAAFVAPGHALAASDADRLAVAAPPSPAAMPAGARAVTHTAMILARLHTGRREAALELAEAVAERADADDPGVAALQRSGLYAAISEAYATAGLARPGFSSARRAVAAAEAAGDDAARFRAASLACVCAVLNGDYAAAGREAETARAVAEERAWIPSFAAYPLLLGEALLASAELRPDRLAEIAACLRLRPSDARWSSTADAVEAMVALVDGDPGAAIALATRVTGGAEDIAVLPMIRGFALGILADALLVRGEPERVLTVLHGVPSPPGHALCFDMQRASAHLACDDPLSALRATSGCVSLGAGHALRTLAPVLLRRALAHRRLGDTAVAESEFEDAFRMIADSGSALPLLTLPGKDLAQFLAGLAERRPELVSAIADVRARFERLPVLVARRRPALPAFTRRESELVWGLRLGSSVAELAQGAFLSINTIKTQLRTLYLKLGVRSRTDAVELLERAGYFDRMPPPPDGSRPG, via the coding sequence ATGATCGACTCCGCCAACGTACTGGCGGCGGCGGAACGGATCGTGGCGGCGTTCGTCGCGCCCGGACACGCGCTCGCCGCCTCGGACGCCGACCGGCTCGCCGTCGCCGCGCCGCCCTCGCCCGCCGCGATGCCGGCCGGTGCTCGAGCGGTGACCCATACCGCGATGATCCTCGCGCGACTCCACACCGGCCGGCGCGAGGCCGCGCTCGAGCTGGCCGAGGCGGTCGCCGAGCGGGCGGACGCCGATGACCCCGGAGTCGCCGCGCTCCAGCGCAGCGGTCTGTACGCCGCGATCTCCGAGGCCTACGCCACCGCCGGTCTGGCTCGACCCGGCTTCTCCTCCGCGCGGCGCGCGGTGGCCGCGGCGGAGGCGGCCGGCGATGACGCCGCCCGCTTCCGCGCCGCATCCCTCGCCTGCGTGTGCGCCGTGCTGAACGGCGACTACGCCGCGGCGGGTCGCGAGGCCGAGACGGCTCGCGCGGTGGCGGAGGAGCGGGCGTGGATCCCCTCGTTCGCGGCCTATCCGCTGCTGCTGGGCGAGGCCCTCCTCGCCTCCGCCGAGCTTCGGCCGGACCGGCTCGCCGAGATCGCCGCCTGCCTGCGCCTGCGCCCCTCGGATGCGCGCTGGAGCTCGACGGCGGATGCGGTCGAGGCGATGGTCGCGCTCGTCGACGGCGACCCGGGCGCCGCCATCGCGCTGGCCACGCGGGTGACCGGCGGTGCCGAGGACATCGCCGTGCTCCCGATGATCCGCGGTTTCGCGCTGGGCATCCTCGCCGACGCGTTGCTGGTGCGCGGTGAGCCCGAGCGGGTGCTCACGGTCCTGCACGGGGTGCCCTCGCCGCCCGGGCACGCGCTGTGCTTCGACATGCAGCGCGCCTCGGCCCACCTCGCGTGCGACGACCCGCTCTCGGCGCTGCGCGCGACGAGCGGGTGCGTCTCCCTGGGCGCGGGCCACGCGCTTCGCACGCTCGCGCCGGTCCTGCTCCGCCGTGCGCTCGCGCACCGGCGGCTCGGCGACACGGCGGTGGCGGAGTCGGAGTTCGAGGATGCGTTCCGCATGATCGCCGACTCCGGCTCGGCGCTGCCGTTGCTGACCCTGCCGGGAAAGGACCTCGCGCAATTCCTCGCCGGGCTCGCCGAGCGGCGGCCGGAGCTCGTCTCCGCGATCGCCGACGTCCGCGCGCGATTCGAGCGGCTCCCCGTCCTGGTGGCGCGGCGAAGGCCCGCGCTCCCCGCCTTCACGCGCCGTGAGTCGGAGCTGGTGTGGGGGCTGCGCCTCGGGTCCTCCGTCGCCGAGCTCGCGCAGGGCGCGTTCCTGTCCATCAACACGATCAAGACGCAGCTGCGAACGCTGTACCTGAAGCTCGGTGTGCGCTCGCGAACGGATGCGGTCGAGCTGCTGGAGCGCGCCGGCTACTTCGACCGGATGCCGCCGCCCCCCGACGGCTCTCGTCCGGGGTGA
- a CDS encoding carbohydrate ABC transporter permease has product MTARRAWWKTALGIVFTALMLFPVYWMLNVSFTKTGDLRLSPPHLFPVDPTFEGYAAVLSEQLPNLGTSLAIGLGCVVLTVVIAAPAAYAMSLLNLRGGRTLNFLLLVAQMIPGVVMAMGFYAIYVRIGLLNSVAGLIIADSTVAVPFGVLLFTAFMSGLPRELLQAARIDGAGAWRTFTSVVLPLSRNSVLTVALFAFLWAWSDFVFASTLARNSPLKPITLGIYNYIGNNTTQWNAIMATAVVASIPAAVLLVVAQRYVAAGVTAGAVKD; this is encoded by the coding sequence ATGACCGCCCGCCGCGCCTGGTGGAAGACGGCACTCGGCATCGTCTTCACCGCTCTCATGCTCTTCCCCGTCTACTGGATGCTCAACGTCTCCTTCACCAAGACGGGCGACCTGCGGCTGAGCCCGCCGCACCTCTTCCCGGTCGACCCCACGTTCGAGGGCTATGCCGCCGTGCTCAGCGAGCAGCTGCCCAACCTCGGCACGAGCCTGGCGATCGGACTCGGATGCGTCGTCCTGACGGTCGTGATCGCCGCGCCCGCCGCGTACGCCATGTCCCTGCTGAACCTGCGCGGCGGTCGCACGCTGAACTTCCTCCTGCTGGTCGCGCAGATGATCCCCGGCGTCGTCATGGCGATGGGCTTCTACGCGATCTACGTGCGGATCGGCCTGCTCAACAGCGTCGCCGGGCTCATCATCGCCGACTCGACGGTCGCGGTGCCCTTCGGCGTGCTGCTGTTCACCGCGTTCATGTCGGGCCTTCCGCGCGAGCTGCTCCAGGCGGCGCGGATCGACGGCGCAGGGGCGTGGCGCACCTTCACCTCGGTCGTCCTGCCGCTCAGCCGCAACTCCGTGCTCACGGTCGCGCTGTTCGCGTTCCTCTGGGCCTGGTCCGACTTCGTCTTCGCCTCCACGCTCGCCCGGAACTCGCCGCTCAAGCCCATCACGCTCGGGATCTACAACTACATCGGCAACAACACGACCCAGTGGAACGCGATCATGGCCACGGCGGTCGTCGCCTCGATCCCCGCCGCGGTCCTGCTCGTGGTCGCGCAGCGCTACGTCGCCGCGGGCGTCACCGCCGGCGCGGTCAAGGACTGA
- a CDS encoding amylo-alpha-1,6-glucosidase, with product MTSTTPSPDVRHMRFDIRQIPFSRRGAWLNLSPVAAAHEVRDDIHLVSHRTGMHAVLALVPLRAGERAASAVVVDPAVLRWELEDDGAIEAVFERIDAIRLRGSAGTGIRLADPAAELTPFTGAYLLRDPQDGSTVLTSYETGCRYRVTVLAGASETTGTEALGAADRAVTVTGASESSGWEIVLEEMGTARAPYADAASFDAAAADVAAEFAAYADAIAPWRSGGDAPAATLAAYVLWSATVSAAGFLGRESVLMSKHWMDKVWSWDHCFTALALAPGLPGAALDQFLAPFDHQDASGALPDSIAHSERLFNFVKPPIHGWALRRLRADGAVPAAQTRDVYERMASWTRFWLDRRRAPGRILPFYQHGNDSGWDNSTLFDRDRVVAAPDLAAFLLQQLDVLAELAAELGEDPDPWLDERRAVHEALMAELWTGDGFVARGVDGGESTRTSLLSVMPIAAGDLLGAEVSAVLADRVREFLTDWGPATERVDSGHYESDGYWRGPIWAPATLLIEDGLRRSGHGDLADEVSARFRRLCETSGFAENFDALTGEGLRDRAYTWTAAVYLLLTRAAAKA from the coding sequence ATGACGAGCACCACCCCCTCCCCCGATGTCCGCCACATGCGCTTCGACATCCGCCAGATCCCGTTCAGCCGACGCGGCGCGTGGCTGAACCTGTCGCCCGTCGCAGCGGCGCACGAGGTGCGCGACGACATCCACCTCGTCTCTCACCGCACGGGGATGCACGCCGTGCTCGCGCTCGTCCCGCTGCGTGCGGGCGAGCGGGCGGCGTCGGCCGTCGTCGTCGATCCGGCGGTGCTGCGCTGGGAGCTCGAGGACGACGGCGCGATCGAGGCGGTGTTCGAGCGGATCGATGCGATCCGCCTGCGCGGGAGCGCGGGCACCGGCATCCGGCTCGCGGATCCCGCCGCCGAGCTGACCCCGTTCACCGGCGCCTACCTGCTGCGCGACCCGCAGGACGGGAGCACCGTGCTGACCTCGTACGAGACGGGCTGCCGGTATCGCGTGACCGTGCTGGCGGGCGCGAGCGAGACCACCGGGACGGAAGCGCTCGGGGCCGCCGACCGGGCCGTGACCGTCACGGGCGCGAGCGAGTCGTCCGGGTGGGAGATCGTGCTCGAGGAGATGGGCACGGCTCGCGCCCCCTACGCCGACGCCGCGTCGTTCGATGCCGCCGCCGCGGACGTCGCGGCGGAGTTCGCCGCGTACGCGGACGCGATCGCTCCCTGGCGCTCCGGCGGCGACGCCCCCGCGGCCACCCTCGCCGCCTACGTGCTGTGGTCGGCCACCGTGTCGGCCGCGGGCTTCCTCGGCCGCGAGTCCGTGCTGATGTCCAAGCACTGGATGGACAAGGTGTGGAGCTGGGACCACTGCTTCACCGCCCTGGCCCTCGCGCCGGGGCTCCCCGGCGCGGCCCTCGACCAGTTCCTCGCCCCCTTCGACCACCAGGATGCCTCCGGCGCGCTGCCGGACTCGATCGCGCACTCGGAGCGGCTCTTCAACTTCGTGAAGCCGCCCATCCACGGCTGGGCGCTGCGGCGGCTGCGCGCCGACGGTGCCGTCCCCGCCGCGCAGACGCGGGACGTCTACGAGCGGATGGCGTCGTGGACGCGCTTCTGGCTGGACCGCCGACGGGCACCCGGCCGCATCCTGCCCTTCTATCAGCACGGCAACGACAGCGGATGGGACAACTCGACGCTCTTCGACCGGGATCGCGTCGTGGCGGCCCCTGACCTCGCCGCGTTCCTCCTCCAGCAGCTGGACGTTCTCGCCGAGCTCGCCGCGGAGCTCGGCGAGGACCCCGACCCCTGGCTCGACGAGCGGCGAGCCGTCCACGAGGCGCTCATGGCGGAGCTGTGGACGGGCGACGGCTTCGTCGCCCGCGGCGTCGACGGCGGTGAGAGCACCCGGACGAGCCTGCTCTCGGTCATGCCGATCGCGGCCGGGGATCTGCTCGGCGCCGAGGTCTCCGCCGTCCTCGCGGACCGGGTCCGCGAGTTCCTGACCGACTGGGGACCGGCCACGGAACGGGTGGACTCCGGCCACTACGAGTCCGACGGCTACTGGCGGGGCCCGATCTGGGCACCCGCCACGCTGCTGATCGAGGACGGCCTCCGGCGGTCCGGCCATGGGGACCTCGCGGACGAGGTGAGCGCGAGGTTCCGGCGCCTGTGCGAGACATCCGGCTTCGCCGAGAACTTCGACGCGCTCACGGGCGAAGGGCTCCGCGACCGCGCCTACACGTGGACCGCGGCCGTGTACCTGCTCCTGACCCGTGCCGCCGCGAAGGCCTGA
- a CDS encoding extracellular solute-binding protein encodes MIISKLRAPLAVAVAVVAVGALAGCSGSSTGGSSDAAGGTYTWWDPYPQHADGSDWANRVQACGTEAGVTIQRTAYDTTALTNQALLSAQEGTSPDIILLDNPAVSTLASTGMLTTTTDLGLDTSSIDANLLAAGQLDGQTYGIPIGANTLALYYNADVLQAAGVDPASITDWSTLTDALAKVSATGSKGITFAGIGTEEGSFQFLPWFWGAGADLTQLDSSQAVQALTLWTDWVKKGYAPQSVISNSQNTSWEEFLTGKFGFAENGTWQVDSAASQSFKTGVIVLPGMNGGAAPAPTGGEFIVAPVQKDTARYEVTKKIIDCMTTTDGFVKTADTFAYYIPPTEAGQKQLLQEHPDLSTWVTAVQSAKGRTSDNLGTTYPLISEQLWTAIQSSLSGASSPQDALTAAQKAAAAATSK; translated from the coding sequence ATGATCATCAGCAAGCTCCGCGCACCGCTCGCGGTCGCGGTCGCCGTCGTCGCGGTGGGCGCGCTCGCCGGCTGCTCCGGCTCGAGCACCGGCGGCTCGTCGGATGCGGCGGGCGGCACCTACACGTGGTGGGACCCGTACCCGCAGCACGCCGACGGCTCAGACTGGGCCAACCGTGTGCAGGCGTGCGGCACCGAGGCGGGCGTCACGATCCAGCGCACCGCCTACGACACCACCGCGCTCACCAACCAGGCGCTGCTCTCGGCGCAGGAGGGCACCTCGCCCGACATCATCCTGCTCGACAACCCGGCCGTCTCCACGCTCGCCTCCACCGGGATGCTCACCACGACGACGGACCTCGGCCTCGACACATCGAGCATCGACGCCAACCTGCTCGCGGCCGGTCAGCTCGACGGGCAGACCTACGGCATCCCGATCGGCGCGAACACGCTCGCGCTCTACTACAACGCGGATGTGCTGCAGGCCGCGGGGGTGGACCCGGCATCCATCACCGACTGGAGCACGCTCACGGATGCGCTCGCGAAGGTCAGCGCCACCGGCAGCAAGGGGATCACGTTCGCCGGCATCGGCACCGAGGAGGGGTCCTTCCAGTTCCTCCCCTGGTTCTGGGGCGCAGGAGCCGACCTCACCCAGCTCGACTCCTCGCAGGCGGTCCAGGCGCTGACGCTGTGGACCGACTGGGTGAAGAAGGGCTACGCGCCGCAGTCCGTCATCAGCAACTCGCAGAACACGAGCTGGGAGGAGTTCCTCACGGGGAAGTTCGGCTTCGCGGAGAACGGCACCTGGCAGGTCGACAGCGCCGCCTCGCAGTCGTTCAAGACGGGCGTGATCGTGCTGCCCGGCATGAACGGAGGAGCCGCGCCGGCACCGACCGGGGGTGAGTTCATCGTCGCTCCGGTCCAGAAGGACACGGCCCGCTACGAGGTCACCAAGAAGATCATCGACTGCATGACGACCACCGACGGCTTCGTCAAGACCGCCGACACGTTCGCGTACTACATCCCGCCCACCGAGGCGGGGCAGAAGCAGCTGCTGCAGGAGCACCCCGACCTCTCGACCTGGGTCACGGCGGTGCAGTCGGCCAAGGGGCGCACGAGCGACAACCTCGGCACCACGTACCCGCTGATCTCCGAGCAGCTGTGGACCGCGATCCAGAGCTCGCTCTCGGGCGCCTCGTCGCCGCAGGACGCGCTCACCGCCGCGCAGAAGGCGGCGGCCGCGGCCACGAGCAAGTGA
- a CDS encoding low molecular weight phosphatase family protein yields MFEILTVCTGNVCRSPFAEVVLAAELPGIGVASAGARALIDHPMEHDAARLARQYGISSEAVEAHRARWLTESHLSSPDLVLAMAREHRREVVELAPAKVRSAFTAREFARLAAYVPDAEARRIADAAGEVPRERLRALLASLAGLRSEVEPPLDPAEDDVIDPYRRGWESYELMATQLMPALGEVVRIARIAADRPS; encoded by the coding sequence TTGTTCGAGATCCTCACCGTCTGCACCGGCAACGTCTGCCGTTCTCCGTTCGCGGAGGTCGTCCTGGCCGCCGAGCTGCCGGGGATCGGCGTCGCGAGCGCGGGCGCGCGCGCGTTGATCGACCACCCGATGGAGCACGACGCCGCCCGGCTCGCCCGGCAGTACGGCATCTCGTCCGAGGCGGTCGAGGCGCACCGCGCCCGCTGGCTCACGGAGTCCCATCTCTCCTCCCCCGACCTCGTGCTCGCGATGGCCAGGGAGCACCGGCGCGAGGTCGTGGAGCTCGCGCCCGCCAAGGTGCGATCGGCGTTCACGGCGCGCGAGTTCGCGCGCCTGGCCGCGTACGTCCCGGATGCGGAGGCGCGGCGCATCGCCGATGCGGCGGGCGAGGTCCCCCGCGAGCGGCTGCGGGCGCTGCTCGCGTCCCTGGCCGGGCTGCGCAGCGAGGTCGAGCCGCCGCTCGACCCGGCGGAGGACGACGTGATCGACCCGTACCGCCGCGGCTGGGAGAGCTACGAGCTCATGGCGACGCAGCTCATGCCGGCACTGGGCGAGGTCGTGCGGATCGCGCGGATCGCGGCGGACCGACCGTCGTAG
- a CDS encoding glycoside hydrolase family 127 protein encodes MTTCSDPVVAAASATAAPVVPGHGARRGAAVGDVSLDPSGFWGLRQQVNAAATLSHCREWMERLGWIDTFDRVARGEVIRDRPGWQFSDSEVYKLLEAMAWELGRSPDPALAAAFDELVARVGAAQDADGYLATAFGHAGLPPRYSDMGMGHELYNMGHLLQAAVARVRTGHGTDALVDIARRAADHICEEFGVEGRQSVCGHPEIEVALAEAGRALGERRYTEQARLFVERRGHGTLPVPPLQSPEYFQDDVPVRQARVLRGHAVRALYLSAGAVDVAVDTGDSDLLAAVTRQWERTVSRRTYLTGGMGSRHQDEGFGEDWELPADRAYCETCAGVASVMLAWRLFLATGEVRYADLIERTLFNVVAASPSLDGRAFFYANPLHQREAPEHAIDGVNTRAEGGVRAPWFEVSCCPTNVARTLASWGAYVAAADEEGVALLQYASGRVRIGGFVLEVRTRYPDDGRIRVRVLEAPAGSTRLRLRVPSWAQGSTLVDPTGAVRVVPPGWADVRRAFSAGDELVLELPLAPRLSWPDPRIDAVRGAVAVERGPLVLCLESVDLPADVDLADIRVLRGAAPIAAPAGAVIAGAVAPAPDRAGVPYGAAVDAASARPCELTLVPYHRWAERGPSTMRVFLPLSEGE; translated from the coding sequence GTGACGACGTGCTCGGATCCCGTGGTCGCGGCGGCCTCCGCGACGGCGGCTCCCGTCGTGCCCGGCCACGGCGCCCGTCGTGGCGCCGCGGTCGGCGACGTGTCCCTCGACCCCTCGGGGTTCTGGGGCCTCCGTCAACAGGTGAACGCCGCCGCCACGCTGTCGCACTGCCGCGAGTGGATGGAGCGGCTGGGCTGGATCGACACCTTCGATCGTGTCGCGCGGGGCGAGGTGATCCGCGACCGTCCCGGCTGGCAGTTCTCCGACTCGGAGGTCTACAAGCTGCTGGAGGCCATGGCGTGGGAGCTCGGGCGCTCCCCGGATCCGGCGCTTGCGGCCGCCTTCGACGAGCTCGTCGCCCGGGTGGGAGCCGCCCAGGACGCCGACGGGTACCTCGCGACGGCTTTCGGGCACGCGGGGCTGCCGCCGAGGTATTCCGACATGGGCATGGGGCATGAGCTGTACAACATGGGGCATCTGCTGCAGGCGGCGGTCGCGCGGGTGCGCACGGGCCACGGGACGGATGCGCTGGTCGACATCGCGCGCCGCGCCGCCGACCACATCTGCGAAGAGTTCGGGGTGGAGGGGCGGCAGAGCGTCTGCGGTCACCCCGAGATAGAGGTGGCGCTCGCCGAGGCGGGGCGCGCGCTCGGCGAGCGTCGCTACACCGAGCAGGCCCGGCTGTTCGTGGAGCGGCGGGGCCACGGCACGCTGCCGGTGCCCCCGCTGCAGTCGCCGGAGTACTTCCAGGACGACGTCCCGGTGAGGCAGGCGCGCGTGCTGCGCGGGCACGCCGTGCGGGCGCTGTACCTGTCCGCCGGGGCGGTCGACGTCGCGGTGGACACGGGCGACAGCGACCTGCTCGCGGCCGTGACGCGGCAGTGGGAGCGGACCGTGTCCCGCCGCACGTACCTGACCGGCGGGATGGGATCGCGCCACCAGGACGAGGGGTTCGGCGAGGACTGGGAGCTGCCGGCCGATCGCGCCTACTGCGAGACGTGCGCCGGCGTCGCCTCCGTCATGCTCGCCTGGCGGCTCTTCCTCGCGACGGGCGAGGTCCGCTACGCGGACCTGATCGAGCGCACCCTGTTCAACGTCGTGGCGGCCTCGCCGAGCCTCGACGGGAGGGCGTTCTTCTACGCCAACCCGCTCCATCAGCGCGAGGCGCCCGAGCATGCGATCGACGGCGTCAACACGCGCGCCGAGGGCGGCGTGCGCGCGCCCTGGTTCGAGGTCTCGTGCTGCCCCACCAACGTCGCCCGCACGCTCGCCTCATGGGGCGCCTACGTCGCCGCCGCCGACGAGGAGGGCGTTGCGCTCCTGCAGTACGCGTCCGGCCGGGTGCGCATCGGCGGCTTCGTGCTCGAGGTCCGGACCCGCTATCCGGATGACGGACGCATCCGCGTCCGTGTCCTGGAGGCGCCCGCGGGCAGCACCCGCCTCCGGCTGCGGGTGCCCTCCTGGGCCCAGGGGTCGACCCTGGTCGATCCCACCGGGGCGGTGCGCGTCGTCCCGCCGGGCTGGGCCGACGTGCGGCGGGCCTTCTCGGCGGGGGACGAGCTCGTGCTCGAGCTGCCGCTCGCCCCTCGGCTGAGCTGGCCAGACCCGCGCATCGACGCGGTGCGGGGCGCGGTCGCGGTGGAACGGGGCCCGCTCGTGCTGTGCCTCGAGTCCGTCGACCTGCCCGCGGACGTCGACCTCGCCGACATCCGCGTCCTCCGCGGCGCCGCTCCGATCGCAGCGCCCGCGGGAGCGGTGATCGCCGGAGCCGTGGCGCCGGCGCCGGATCGCGCCGGCGTGCCCTACGGTGCGGCGGTGGATGCCGCATCCGCCCGTCCGTGCGAGCTGACGCTCGTGCCCTACCACCGGTGGGCGGAACGCGGGCCATCGACCATGCGGGTCTTCCTGCCGCTTTCCGAGGGAGAATGA
- a CDS encoding CPBP family intramembrane glutamic endopeptidase gives MSESIDASTADGAATPDAEPGDARDAAARRPRRGRPSRPREWRTGGASVQQWSWLLVGWAVVALGAGVLVATASTEFIGGVLGGWIGTVALWVSMLVPAIAALRLSVPRGLFRFRPVDLLFGIVLGLILRAVAGWLSQAATGRSVWPSFPTADGRLPGGWWFEDLLVPTVVGPVVEELFFHALLLVALFTAFRRLTELRPVAGAGAALVSTGLFLLLHQLTGSLAPTWDAAVSIGLVGLTGALLVLLTGRFWAALLLHVVFNGSFVALALVGTLTGVGAGSVGLS, from the coding sequence GTGAGCGAGTCTATCGACGCCTCGACGGCGGACGGCGCGGCGACGCCCGACGCCGAGCCCGGAGACGCGCGCGACGCGGCTGCGCGCCGGCCTCGCCGCGGCCGTCCGAGCCGCCCGCGGGAGTGGCGCACCGGCGGCGCCTCGGTGCAGCAGTGGAGCTGGCTGCTGGTGGGCTGGGCGGTCGTGGCCCTCGGCGCCGGCGTGCTCGTCGCCACCGCGTCGACCGAGTTCATCGGCGGGGTCCTCGGCGGCTGGATCGGCACCGTCGCGCTGTGGGTCTCGATGCTCGTGCCGGCGATCGCCGCGCTGCGTCTGTCGGTGCCCCGCGGGCTCTTCCGCTTCCGGCCCGTCGACCTGCTCTTCGGGATCGTGCTCGGGCTCATCCTCCGCGCGGTCGCCGGATGGCTGAGCCAGGCGGCGACCGGCCGATCGGTGTGGCCGTCGTTCCCGACGGCCGACGGGCGGCTGCCGGGAGGATGGTGGTTCGAGGATCTCCTGGTCCCCACCGTGGTGGGCCCGGTGGTCGAAGAGCTGTTCTTCCACGCGCTGCTCCTGGTGGCGCTGTTCACCGCGTTCCGCCGTCTGACCGAGCTCCGTCCGGTCGCCGGCGCCGGCGCGGCGCTCGTGTCCACGGGCCTGTTCCTCCTGCTGCACCAGCTCACCGGGTCGCTCGCCCCGACGTGGGACGCAGCCGTCTCGATCGGCCTGGTCGGCCTCACGGGCGCTCTGCTGGTCCTGCTCACGGGACGGTTCTGGGCGGCGCTCCTCCTGCACGTCGTCTTCAACGGCTCGTTCGTGGCGCTCGCGCTCGTGGGCACGCTGACGGGCGTCGGCGCCGGCTCGGTGGGGTTGTCCTGA